In Populus alba chromosome 4, ASM523922v2, whole genome shotgun sequence, the genomic window tatcatcatcatccccCTTAAACACTGAACCACCATCTTCTGGCTGTGTAAACATTACAGGGCTGGTTGTACTCCTAGACCTCTTATTTACTCTCCTTTCATTTGGGACCACGTCTTGAACAGATCCTACACCCATTTCAACATTATCAGTTCTGAATCGTTTGCCATGGGAAGCAGCCTTAAGCTTATTATCCAATGCTGATTCATTCAGACGAACTGAAGTAAACTCCTGTTGAAGGGCATCGAGTTTAGCCCGTGCCACTTCCAACTGAAGAGAGAAGTCTTCGGCTCTCTTATTTGCAACACTGTGGGCTTTACGTTCATCTTCCAGAAGATCTTGAAGTGCTTTAACTGTGCTAGCCCTCTCCTCATTGTTTGATTTCAAAAGTGACTCTATTTCTTTCTCCCTTTCTTCTACTCTAGCTTCTAGTAATGAAACTTTTGATACAGCATCCAACTCCGACGCACGAACTCTTTCAAGTTCACCAGCCAAATTATTTTTCTGTCTGTCCAAACTTTCAATATGCCTCTGAGCCCTCTCAATTTGGGCTAATCTTTCCATTGCCAATTTCTGAAACtcacttttttccttttgagCAGATACTGCATCAGCTCTTGCTTTATCAGCTAATTCCGTAGCCCTCTTACATTCTTTTTCAGCATGATTACACCTTTCCTGGACTTCTGCAAACCTCTCAAACTCAGATTGATACCTTTGCTCCAGATGGATCTTCTCCTGTTCCAGAATCCTAGCTTCTTTGTCACAAGATTGGGCCTTAGTATTTGCAGTCTCTAGCTTCTCAACCAACTCTTTAATTTCAAGCTTCAGGGATGATATTTCAGTGTCATAACTCTTCATTTTTGACTCAGCAGCCTGCAAAGGACTTACAGTTAAATTGCCGCAAGTGCACATGGACAAATTGTCACCACCATAAGGTTTTTCACCCAAGGTGCATGCATATTTGGTGgtgttgggggggggggataaATAATCGTTTGTGCCCAGTCACGGGCTCCAAGAAGCATACCTTTAGCTCCAAATTTAAAGTAGTCAAACACTGCTCCACATACTCAATTCTCctgttcttttcctttatttcatCTTCCTGTATATCCATTGATATAGAAATCATAAATTTCTGGTCGTATAAAGaaacaacaaatataaatttcagCTCCATACACAAGCACAAGTGCCTGTGTCAGAAACAATTTACCTTAACAACCAAACGGCTAGAAAATTCTTCCCGCAGTGCATCTTCCCTCAGTTGTGTTTCTTTATTAGTTCTTTCTTGCACATTTGCCACCTTCTCTAGAGCAGCTTTTGTCTCTCTTACAGCAATGTCATACTTCCGTTTCCACTCTGCTGCATCTTCTTCAGCTGACCTTGTTTGTTCATGAGCTGCAGCCAACCTTGCTTCAGAAGCACTGCTCCGTGACTTGAGCATTGCAATCTCTGAAGCTGCCTGCTCTTCATCAGCTTTCTGCTTTGATAACACTTgatcatgttttcttttccaattgGATGTTTCTTGCTTTGCAGATTCCAATGCTTTCACTAAGCTAGAACACCTCTCATCCAATGAGCCGCGATTACTTTGTAAATCATTTATGCGCCTCATATAGTCATCAGCaagcttcttcttttcattaatAGCTTCATCGTAGCGCTTCATATATTCAGACTTATCTTTCTCACTAGCTTCTAGCTGCTTGTGAAGTAATGCCATTTTATCCTCCATTGAGTGACATCTCAGCATAAGAGAACTCTTCTCGGATCCAATTTTATCATCAAGCCGCTTTGCAAGGTCAAGTATTGAACCTTCCAAACTGGGGAttgaaatagtttttgtttataaaacaatggaaaaaatagaaaatgaaaaccttaaaacaaacaaaagggaGAGCAAGATCCAGACCTTTGTTGTAGGAACATTGCTAATTTCTGCCATTTCCCTGGGCCATGACAAGATGTCTCATATTCAGATAGAAGACCATCAAGGACCTGCATGACACTCACAAACCAGTTCAATACACTGCCATAAACCACATAACAAGTCTGGAATGTCATTTTAAGTGCATTACTAACTAAGCCCCCCAGGCAAGGGAGATACAGCTTGCCTCATCTCTTATGCAATATCCATGT contains:
- the LOC118033038 gene encoding uncharacterized protein; the protein is MFKIFRGRDTTADSSPQSSYSPSSSSSLSPSPSSPPVTGPARPIRLVYYDDKGKFRMDSEAVAALQLVKEPIGVVSVCGRSRQGKSFILNQLLGRSSGFQVASTHRPCTKGLWLWSAPLKRTALDGTEYNLLLLDSEGIDAFDQTGTYSTQIFSLAVLLSSMFIYNQMGGIDEAALDRLSLVTQMTKHIRVRASGGRSSASELGQFSPIFVWLLRDFYLDLVEDNKRITPRDYLELALRPVQGSGKDIAAKNEIRDSIRALFPDRECFPLVRPLNNENDLQRLDQISLGKLRPEFRAGLDALTKFVFERTRPKQVGATVMTGPILVGITESYLEALNNGAVPTISSSWQSVEEAECRRAYDTATEIYMSSFDRSKPPEEVFLRESHDEAVQKSLAAFNAAAVGIGSARKKYEGLLQKFFRRALEDYKRNAFMEADLRCSNAIQNMEKRLRAACHASDANVDNIVKVLDGLLSEYETSCHGPGKWQKLAMFLQQSLEGSILDLAKRLDDKIGSEKSSLMLRCHSMEDKMALLHKQLEASEKDKSEYMKRYDEAINEKKKLADDYMRRINDLQSNRGSLDERCSSLVKALESAKQETSNWKRKHDQVLSKQKADEEQAASEIAMLKSRSSASEARLAAAHEQTRSAEEDAAEWKRKYDIAVRETKAALEKVANVQERTNKETQLREDALREEFSSRLVVKEDEIKEKNRRIEYVEQCLTTLNLELKAAESKMKSYDTEISSLKLEIKELVEKLETANTKAQSCDKEARILEQEKIHLEQRYQSEFERFAEVQERCNHAEKECKRATELADKARADAVSAQKEKSEFQKLAMERLAQIERAQRHIESLDRQKNNLAGELERVRASELDAVSKVSLLEARVEEREKEIESLLKSNNEERASTVKALQDLLEDERKAHSVANKRAEDFSLQLEVARAKLDALQQEFTSVRLNESALDNKLKAASHGKRFRTDNVEMGVGSVQDVVPNERRVNKRSRSTTSPVMFTQPEDGGSVFKGDDDDNQSHQTDQEDYKKFTAQKLRQELTKHNFGAELLQLRNNNKKEVLALYEKCVLRKS